The sequence GATCAAGCAGAACTGAAAAGATCTGCCCGTCGAACCATCACACCGAGCACCACGACCAGCCGCGCTCGGCGAGCAGCAGTTCCCGCCGGGCGCGCAGGTCGCGCCCGGCCAGCCGCACCGGGGTGGGCGTGGCGAAACCCGGCACAGCGGTGATCTCAGCGGTCTCGCTGACCCCGGCCAGGTGGCACGCACGGCCGAGCAGATCGTCGTAGGCCCTCGTACTGGCCTCCAACCGGGCGGCGCGGGCGAACACCGACTCGTCGCGGTGCAAGCGCCGGATCTCGTCGGCCAGGGCCTGCAGGCGCATCTGCACCCGTAGGGCCTCGAAGGGGTCGGTGCTCAGGCTGCTCAGGTTGCCCGGGTCACTGCGCCGTCGCCACGGTTTCAGCGCGCGTAGTGCGGTGGCCGTGCCCACGAGGATCAGCTCGGTGATCATTGCCCCTGGTCAATCTCGTCGTGACGGACCGTCGATCAGGCCACTGTACGGTCCGCCACGGCTGGATCACTATGGGTTCTCGTGCCCTTTGAGCGCATTCAGGTAGCTGATCCAGCCTCCGTGCGCCGTGATCTCCGTCGCGCTCTCGAGGGCAGCGGGCTCGCAGAGGAACCCGCTGACCTGACTCCCGTCGTCGAGGTCGACCTTGCCGATCACCATCGGCTGTGGCAGGGCGGCGACGAACGCGCCGAACCCGGCGGCCGGCAGGCGCCACACCTCGCCGATCACCGGGCTGCCGGAGGCGTCCCTGACCAGTCCCGGTTTCGGCGGCGTGGTGGAGAGGGCGTAGAGGCGATAGGACGACGTGGTCGTGACCGGCCCGACCGGCGAGCCGCCGGCGCGCACCAGGTCGCCGTTGAGTGGCTGGCCGGACAGGTGCGCACCGACCACGAGCAGGTTGATGTCGTCCGCACCGATGCGGGAGGCCAGGTGGGCCAGCTGCTGGTCGCTGAACGCGGGGCCGGTGAACATGACGCCGAACGGCAGACCGTTCACCGCTCCGGCGGGAACCGCGAGCGAGGCCAGGTCGAGCAGGTTGGCGAAATTGGTGAAACGCCCCATCCGGCTGTTCGCCCCGACCGGGTCGGCCGCCACTTCCTCCAGCGTCGGGTGCCAGGTGGTGGTGGGGGTCAGCAGCGCGTCGACATCCTCGAACAGCCGGCGCCCGGCCTGCCCGAGCCGGTCCAGCTTCTCCAGGTCGCGGAACACCTGCACCGCGCTGATGTCCCGTCCGGCGTTGATGATCCCGGCCACGGTCGGGTCGAGGTCGGTGCCGATCAGATCGGCGTGCGCGGCCAGGTGGTCACCCACGGCCGCAGTCCGCTCGGCCACGAAAGCCCCACCATAGAGCAGGGTCGCGGCCTCCAGCAGCGGTGCGATGTCGACCTCGACGATCTGCGCACCCCCCTGGCGAAGCCCGTCGACCACAACGGCGAAGCGCTGCGCCCACCCGTCGGCCAGCCCTTCGAGATGCTCCGCGGTGGGCACAGCAATCCGCGAAACCCCGGGCCGGCGGCGCTGACCCTCACTCCCATCCTGGTCGTGATCAGGCAGAGTGTCCCCGGGGACACTTGGCCTGATCACGGCGGGAGGGGTGCTGC is a genomic window of Kineosporia sp. NBRC 101731 containing:
- a CDS encoding allophanate hydrolase, yielding MRTPSVTRVATAFRSIAQSAHPAIWIALRSETEALAEAQEIDRRLAAGEHLPLAGLVAAVKDNIDVAGLPTTAGARSYSYEPAEDATAVARLRAAGAVVIGKTNLDQFATGLVGTRSPFGAVPNAFSAQHISGGSSSGSAVSVALGQVDFSLGTDTAGSGRVPAALNGIVGVKPTRGLIPTTGVVPACRSLDCVTVFARRLDLARLVAELLSGPDEQDPLTRSTPPAVIRPSVPGDTLPDHDQDGSEGQRRRPGVSRIAVPTAEHLEGLADGWAQRFAVVVDGLRQGGAQIVEVDIAPLLEAATLLYGGAFVAERTAAVGDHLAAHADLIGTDLDPTVAGIINAGRDISAVQVFRDLEKLDRLGQAGRRLFEDVDALLTPTTTWHPTLEEVAADPVGANSRMGRFTNFANLLDLASLAVPAGAVNGLPFGVMFTGPAFSDQQLAHLASRIGADDINLLVVGAHLSGQPLNGDLVRAGGSPVGPVTTTSSYRLYALSTTPPKPGLVRDASGSPVIGEVWRLPAAGFGAFVAALPQPMVIGKVDLDDGSQVSGFLCEPAALESATEITAHGGWISYLNALKGHENP